The following are from one region of the Gossypium hirsutum isolate 1008001.06 chromosome D03, Gossypium_hirsutum_v2.1, whole genome shotgun sequence genome:
- the LOC107950097 gene encoding ATPase 11, plasma membrane-type has protein sequence MGDKNEVLEAVLKETVDLENIPIEEVFENLRCSREGLTTEAAEERLTIFGHNKLEEKKESKFLKFLGFMWNPLSWVMEAAAIMAIALANGGGKPPDWQDFVGIITLLVINSTISFIEENNAGNAAAALMARLAPKAKVLRDGRWNEQDAAILVPGDIISIKLGDIIPADARLLEGDPLKIDQSALTGESLPVTKGPGDGIYSGSTCKQGEIEAVVIATGVHTFFGKAAHLVDTTNQVGHFQKVLTAIGNFCICSIAVGMVIEIIVMYPIQDRDYRPGIDNLLVLLIGGIPIAMPTVLSVTMAIGSHRLSQQGAITKRMTAIEEMAGMDVLCSDKTGTLTLNKLTVDKNLIEVFAKGVDADTVVLMAARASRTENQDAIDSAIVGMLADPKEARAGIREVHFLPFNPTDKRTALTYIDSDGKMHRVSKGAPEQILHLAHNKTDIERRVHAVIDKFAERGLRSLAVAYQEVPDGRKESPGGPWQFIGLMPLFDPPRHDSAETIRRALNLGVNVKMITGDQLAIGKETGRRLGMGTNMYPSSALLGQDKDESIAALPVDELIEKADGFAGVFPEHKYEIVKRLQARKHICGMTGDGVNDAPALKKADIGIAVADATDAARSASDIVLTEPGLSVIISAVLTSRAIFQRMKNYTIYAVSITIRIVLGFMLLALIWKFDFPPFMVLIIAILNDGTIMTISKDRVKPSPLPDSWKLAEIFTTGIVLGSYLAVMTVIFFWAAYKTNFFPRVFGVATLEKTAHDDIKKLASAVYLQVSIISQALIFVTRSRSWSFVERPGLLLLAAFVIAQLIATLIAVYANWSFAAIEGIGWGWAGVIWLYNIIFYIPLDFIKFFIRYALSGRAWDLVIEQRIAFTRQKDFGKEQRELQWAHAQRTLHGLQAPDTKMFTERTHFTELNQMAEEAKRRAEIARLRELHTLKGHVESVVRLKNLDIDTIQQAYTV, from the exons ATGGGGGATAAAAATGAAGTCTTGGAGGCTGTATTGAAGGAAACTGTGGATTTG GAAAATATACCCATTGAAGAAGTTTTTGAGAATCTGAGATGTAGCAGAGAAGGTCTCACTACTGAGGCTGCTGAAGAAAGGCTGACCATTTTTGGACACAACAAGCTTGAAGAGAAAAAG GAGAGCAAATTCTTGAAGTTTTTGGGCTTTATGTGGAATCCTCTCTCATGGGTTATGGAAGCTGCTGCTATCATGGCCATTGCTCTTGCAAATGGAGGA GGAAAGCCACCAGATTGGCAAGACTTTGTTGGTATCATAACTCTGCTTGTCATCAACTCCACCATCAGTTTTATCGAGGAAAATAATGCTGGTAATGCAGCCGCCGCTCTAATGGCTCGTCTTGCCCCTAAAGCAAAG GTTCTTCGAGATGGAAGGTGGAACGAGCAAGATGCTGCTATTTTGGTTCCTGGAGACATAATAAGTATCAAACTAGGTGATATTATTCCTGCTGATGCCCGATTACTTGAGGGTGATCCTCTTAAAATTGATCAG TCTGCACTAACGGGAGAGTCCCTTCCTGTAACTAAAGGACCTGGTGATGGAATTTACTCTGGTTCTACTTGCAAACAAGGAGAGATCGAAGCTGTGGTTATTGCCACCGGTGTCCATACTTTCTTCGGGAAGGCGGCTCACCTTGTTGATACCACTAACCAAGTTGGTCATTTCCAAAAGGTCTTGACAGCAATAGGAAACTTCTGCATATGTTCTATTGCAGTGGGGATGGTAATAGAGATAATTGTGATGTATCCAATTCAAGACCGGGATTACCGTCCTGGAATTGACAATCTTCTTGTCCTTCTCATTGGTGGGATCCCGATTGCCATGCCTACAGTTTTGTCAGTTACCATGGCTATCGGTTCTCATAGGCTATCCCAGCAG GGGGCAATCACGAAGAGAATGACTGCAATTGAGGAAATGGCGGGTATGGATGTTCTTTGCAGTGATAAGACTGGAACACTGACACTGAACAAACTTACAGTTGACAAAAATCTTATTGAG GTGTTTGCCAAAGGAGTAGATGCAGACACTGTAGTTCTGATGGCGGCCCGAGCCTCTAGAACAGAGAACCAAGATGCTATAGATTCTGCAATTGTTGGTATGCTGGCTGATCCAAAGGAG GCACGTGCAGGCATTCGGGAAGTACACTTCCTTCCATTCAATCCTACTGATAAGAGAACAGCTCTAACCTATATTGACAGTGATGGTAAAATGCACAGAGTTAGTAAAGGTGCACCCGAGCAG ATCTTACATCTTGCACACAATAAGACAGACATTGAGAGAAGAGTTCATGCGGTCATTGATAAGTTTGCCGAACGGGGTTTACGATCTCTTGCAGTGGCATACCAG GAAGTTCCAGACGGAAGAAAGGAGAGTCCTGGTGGTCCATGGCAGTTCATTGGTCTCATGCCTCTCTTTGATCCCCCTCGTCATGATAGTGCTGAGACAATTAGGAGAGCTTTGAACCTTGGAGTAAATGTCAAAATGATTACAG GAGATCAACTGGCAATTGGAAAGGAGACTGGGCGCCGTTTGGGCATGGGAACCAACATGTATCCTTCGTCTGCTTTGTTAGGACAGGACAAGGATGAATCTATAGCTGCTTTGCCAGTTGATGAACTAATTGAGAAAGCTGATGGCTTTGCTGGTGTTTTCCCTG AGCACAAATACGAAATTGTGAAACGCTTGCAAGCCAGGAAACATATCTGTGGCATGACTGGTGATGGAGTTAATGATGCTCCTGCTCTTAAGAAAGCTGACATCGGGATAGCTGTGGCTGATGCAACTGATGCAGCACGTAGTGCTTCTGACATTGTCCTTACTGAACCTGGACTTAGTGTCATCATCAGTGCTGTCTTGACCAGTCGTGCCATTTTCCAAAGGATGAAAAATTACACT ATTTATGCGGTTTCCATCACGATCCGTATTGTG TTGGGATTCATGCTGTTGGCCCTCATCTGGAAATTCGACTTTCCACCATTCATGGTGCTTATTATTGCTATCCTCAATGATG GTACCATTATGACGATATCCAAAGATAGGGTCAAACCATCACCTCTACCAGACAGCTGGAAGCTGGCTGAAATTTTCACTACTGGAATTGTTCTTGGTAGTTACTTGGCAGTAATGACGGTTATATTCTTTTGGGCTGCATACAAGACCAACTTTTTCCCG CGTGTATTTGGGGTGGCAACTCTTGAGAAAACAGCTCATGATGACATCAAAAAGCTTGCCTCAGCTGTATATTTGCAAGTGAGCATTATAAGTCAGGCCCTAATATTTGTAACTCGATCTAGAAGTTGGTCCTTTGTTGAGCGTCCAGGTTTACTACTATTGGCGGCCTTTGTCATAGCTCAGTTG ATTGCTACTCTTATTGCTGTGTATGCCAATTGGAGCTTTGCTGCGATTGAAGGGATCGGATGGGGTTGGGCTGGTGTGATCTGGCTTTATAATATTATCTTCTATATCCCACTTGATTTCATCAAGTTCTTCATTCGCTATGCTTTGAGTGGCCGGGCGTGGGATCTTGTTATTGAGCAAAGG ATTGCATTCACAAGGCAAAAGGATTTCGGAAAAGAGCAACGTGAGCTCCAATGGGCGCATGCACAGAGAACATTGCATGGTTTGCAGGCACCTGATACTAAGATGTTTACGGAGCGAACCCATTTCACAGAGCTGAACCAAATGGCTGAGGAAGCCAAAAGGAGAGCTGAAATTGCTAG GTTGAGAGAACTGCACACACTGAAAGGGCATGTGGAATCGGTGGTGAGATTGAAGAACCTGGACATAGACACAATCCAGCAAGCGTACACGGTGTAA
- the LOC107950096 gene encoding protein NRT1/ PTR FAMILY 2.9, whose protein sequence is MEKTENCSAATTDEQEIHYRGIKAMPYVIGNETFEKLGTTGTSNNLLVYLTTIFNMKSISATNLVNVFNGTCNLATLIGAFLSDTYFGRYTTLGFASISSFLGMVLLTLTAAVSKLHPPACNKSSENGTCDGPTPWQMTFLLSGLGLMVMGAGGIRPCNLAFGADQFNPETKSGKRGITSFFNWYYFTYTFAMMVSLTIIVYVQSDVSWAWGLAIPAFMMFLSCLMFFIGTKMYVKVKPQGSPITSVIQVIIAAVRKRKLKQPDEPWISLFNHIPKASINSKLAYSDQFRFLNKAAILTPEDKINSDGSAMNPWKLCSLQKVEEIKCLIRVVPIWASGIIYSVAMVQQQTYVVFQAIQSDRYLGHTGFNIPAASFGIFTMIGVTIWIPIYDRLIVPWLQKYTKKEGGITLLQKMSIGMVLAIITMVISAIVEDRRRALALSNPIGIDSKKRSISSLSTMWLIPQLTLIGLSEAFTLIGLIEFYYKQFPENMRSIAGSFTFIGLALSSYLSSFLISVVHKISERSQTGDWLPEDLNKGKLDYFYYLVAGLEVMNLGYFIMCANWYKYKEGGSTGNGVEGDDDMVKLQSDGV, encoded by the exons ATGGAGAAGACTGAGAACTGTAGTGCTGCAACTACAGATGAACAAGAGATTCACTATAGAGGAATTAAAGCAATGCCCTATGTCATAG GGAATGAAACTTTTGAGAAGTTGGGGACTACTGGTACTTCAAACAATCTTTTGGTTTATCTCACTACCATTTTCAACATGAAAAGTATCTCAGCTACAAATCTTGTTAATGTTTTCAATGGAACATGCAACTTGGCTACCTTGATAGGTGCATTCCTTTCCGATACTTATTTCGGCCGATACACCACCTTGGGATTTGCTTCCATATCTTCTTTTCTG GGAATGGTTCTACTTACACTAACAGCTGCAGTCTCAAAGTTGCACCCACCGGCTTGTAATAAGTCGAGCGAAAATGGAACATGTGATGGGCCAACACCATGGCAAATGACATTTCTGTTGAGCGGGTTAGGACTTATGGTGATGGGTGCCGGTGGGATTAGACCATGTAACCTTGCCTTCGGAGCAGACCAATTCAATCCCGAAACCAAATCCGGGAAGAGGGGTATAACCAGTTTCTTCAATTGGTATTACTTCACCTACACGTTTGCCATGATGGTATCTTTGACGATCATCGTTTACGTACAATCCGATGTGAGCTGGGCTTGGGGTTTAGCCATTCCTGCCTTCATGATGTTCTTATCATGCCTCATGTTCTTCATTGGGACCAAAATGTATGTGAAAGTGAAACCCCAAGGTAGCCCAATCACAAGTGTGATTCAAGTCATAATTGCAGCTGTTCGAAAGAGGAAATTGAAGCAACCAGATGAACCATGGATCTCACTTTTTAACCATATCCCTAAAGCTTCTATCAACTCCAAGCTCGCTTACTCTGATCAATTCAG GTTTCTAAACAAAGCTGCAATATTAACCCCAGAGGATAAAATCAACTCAGATGGATCAGCAATGAATCCATGGAAACTCTGCAGTTTACAGAAAGTTGAAGAAATAAAATGCTTGATTAGAGTTGTTCCTATATGGGCATCAGGGATTATCTACAGTGTAGCCATGGTTCAACAACAAACATACGTAGTCTTCCAAGCCATTCAATCCGACCGATACCTCGGGCACACAGGTTTCAACATCCCGGCGGCCTCGTTCGGCATCTTCACTATGATCGGCGTTACGATATGGATACCGATTTACGACCGTTTAATAGTTCCATGGCTCCAAAAGTACACCAAAAAGGAAGGAGGAATCACATTACTGCAAAAGATGAGTATAGGCATGGTTCTCGCCATAATCACCATGGTTATATCCGCCATTGTTGAAGATAGAAGAAGAGCCTTAGCTTTGAGTAACCCCATCGGCATAGATTCAAAGAAAAGATCCATTTCTTCACTGTCAACAATGTGGTTAATCCCTCAGCTAACATTAATAGGACTCTCCGAAGCATTCACATTAATTGGTTTAATCGAATTTTACTACAAACAGTTCCCTGAAAACATGAGAAGCATTGCTGGATCATTCACTTTTATTGGCCTTGCATTGTCGAGTTACCTCAGCAGTTTCTTGATATCAGTTGTTCATAAGATCTCGGAAAGATCCCAAACAGGTGACTGGTTGCCTGAAGATCTCAACAAGGGGaaattggattatttttattacttgGTTGCAGGGCTGGAAGTAATGAATTTAGGGTATTTTATAATGTGTGCAAATTGGTATAAATACAAAGAAGGTGGTAGTACTGGAAATGGGGTTGAAGGTGATGACGATATGGTGAAGTTGCAGAGTGATGGCGTGTGA